The proteins below are encoded in one region of Pelagibacterium flavum:
- a CDS encoding HD-GYP domain-containing protein: MSGSIRLAEVLGALSRALDMTEGQPPGHCMRCCWIGVQVGRSMGMDEAALRDLYYALLLKDLGCSSNAARICELYLADDLTFKRDFKHLDGSLPQVLRFVLSHTGAEAGLAERFRSVVNIMRNGGEIVTDLIETRCQRGAEIARQMRFSENVAQAILDLDEQWNGAGKPVGKAGADISLFSRIALLAQVVDVFFMSGGPEAAMTEITSRSGTWFDPAVVFAFCDVAADETFWAMLGREDIEQVVLDLEPGQEVQRADEGYLDDIAQAFARVIDAKSPFTSGHSERVAVFSDLIAEEMGYTRARRRWLKRAALLHDIGKLGVSNSVLDKPGKLNDDEWVAMRDHARLSEDILSRIGAFSDLAVVAGAHHERLDGKGYPNGKTADELDLDTRIISTADVFDALTADRPYRAAMPVSKAMGILWEGAGASHDPACIEALERALARSEQAVA; encoded by the coding sequence ATGAGTGGATCTATACGGTTGGCCGAGGTGTTGGGGGCACTGAGCCGGGCGCTCGACATGACCGAGGGGCAACCGCCCGGTCACTGCATGCGCTGTTGCTGGATCGGGGTGCAGGTGGGCCGGTCCATGGGCATGGACGAGGCGGCGCTGCGCGATCTCTATTATGCGCTGCTGCTCAAGGATCTGGGGTGTTCGTCCAATGCGGCGCGTATCTGTGAATTATATCTGGCCGACGATCTGACCTTCAAGCGCGACTTCAAGCATCTCGACGGCAGCCTGCCGCAGGTGCTGCGGTTCGTCCTGTCGCACACCGGGGCCGAGGCGGGGCTGGCCGAGCGGTTCCGCTCGGTGGTCAACATCATGCGCAATGGCGGTGAGATCGTCACCGATCTGATCGAAACGCGGTGCCAGCGCGGGGCGGAGATTGCCCGCCAGATGCGGTTTTCCGAAAATGTGGCGCAGGCCATCCTTGATCTCGATGAGCAGTGGAATGGCGCTGGCAAGCCGGTTGGCAAGGCCGGCGCGGATATTTCGCTGTTTTCGCGTATCGCGCTTCTGGCGCAGGTGGTGGACGTGTTCTTCATGTCCGGGGGGCCGGAGGCCGCGATGACCGAAATCACCTCGCGCTCGGGGACGTGGTTCGACCCAGCGGTGGTTTTCGCCTTTTGCGACGTGGCCGCCGACGAGACGTTCTGGGCAATGCTGGGGCGAGAAGACATCGAGCAGGTGGTGCTCGACCTCGAACCGGGGCAGGAGGTTCAGCGGGCCGATGAGGGGTATCTCGACGATATCGCGCAGGCTTTTGCGCGGGTGATCGACGCCAAGAGCCCGTTCACCTCCGGCCACAGCGAACGGGTGGCGGTGTTTTCCGACCTGATCGCCGAGGAGATGGGATACACACGGGCGCGGCGGCGCTGGCTCAAACGCGCCGCGCTGCTGCACGATATCGGCAAGCTGGGCGTATCCAACAGCGTGCTCGACAAGCCCGGCAAGCTCAATGATGACGAATGGGTTGCCATGCGCGACCACGCCCGGCTGTCCGAAGACATTTTATCGCGCATCGGCGCGTTTTCCGATCTTGCCGTGGTGGCGGGCGCGCATCACGAGCGGCTGGACGGCAAGGGCTATCCCAACGGCAAGACGGCCGACGAACTCGACCTCGACACGCGGATCATTTCGACCGCGGACGTATTCGACGCGCTGACGGCGGACCGGCCCTATCGCGCGGCGATGCCGGTTTCCAAGGCGATGGGGATATTGTGGGAAGGGGCGGGAGCATCGCATGACCCGGCATGCATCGAAGCGCTGGAGCGGGCGCTGGCGCGGTCGGAGCAGGCGGTGGCTTAG
- a CDS encoding HNH endonuclease, protein MGFGVFIHRADSIYDDSPATQYQFPHQYYSRVKSCVGDWIVYYEPTKVKNSRGYFAVAKVADVTLDPTRSDMFLALIEPGSYLPFARPVPFVLDNEVVEAGLLNAVGRISGRAQAAVRSLAPADFNRIIDLGLVGQDDLLPRSDAIASVPPGLAEEQAPFEVERERVRVLTSRILRDSVFRRVVLNAYDSRCGITGLKLINGGGRAEVEAAHIRPVEANGPDIINNGLPLSGTVHWMFDRGLIALADDLEIVISRQVNDRQGLESLINKSGRLIGPAELRDRPHPAFLSWHRENVFKH, encoded by the coding sequence TTGGGTTTTGGCGTTTTTATTCATCGCGCAGACTCGATCTATGACGACAGCCCTGCCACGCAATACCAGTTTCCACATCAGTATTATTCCCGCGTGAAATCCTGTGTTGGAGACTGGATCGTTTATTACGAGCCAACCAAAGTGAAAAATTCACGCGGCTATTTTGCCGTGGCAAAGGTTGCCGACGTTACCCTCGATCCAACACGGTCCGACATGTTTTTGGCTTTGATCGAGCCAGGAAGCTATCTGCCCTTTGCGCGCCCAGTTCCGTTCGTTCTTGACAATGAGGTGGTCGAGGCTGGCCTTCTCAACGCCGTCGGGCGGATATCGGGCAGGGCGCAAGCGGCAGTGCGATCGCTTGCGCCTGCAGATTTCAACCGGATCATCGATCTGGGCCTCGTTGGGCAGGACGATCTGCTTCCGCGAAGTGATGCAATTGCCTCTGTTCCGCCTGGTTTGGCGGAAGAGCAAGCGCCGTTTGAAGTCGAAAGAGAGCGGGTGCGTGTGCTTACGTCCCGCATTCTGCGTGACAGCGTGTTTCGGCGAGTTGTCCTGAACGCATACGACTCGCGTTGTGGAATTACGGGCCTCAAGCTCATCAATGGCGGGGGGCGGGCCGAAGTGGAGGCCGCGCATATTCGGCCGGTTGAGGCCAACGGACCCGACATAATAAACAATGGCCTACCGCTTTCGGGCACAGTCCATTGGATGTTCGATCGGGGACTCATTGCGCTGGCGGATGATCTGGAGATCGTTATTTCGCGTCAGGTCAATGACCGTCAGGGACTGGAAAGCCTGATTAACAAGTCCGGGCGGCTGATTGGACCGGCCGAACTGCGGGATCGACCGCACCCTGCATTCCTGTCGTGGCATCGAGAAAATGTCTTCAAGCATTGA
- a CDS encoding ABC transporter ATP-binding protein, translating to MTATDLDDEHDAATFPGQRPPRATVGSAHIEEEVFGKAYDPRTIRRIWAFVHPYRHRIYLSVGAVLLFTATQLAIPLIIGFAIDSGMTEGGDTTNLLWAILAFAAVISLNFAASWVQEKQVGNVAENVLFDMRRAMFARLQIVALSFMDKTEVGRLMSRLQGDVNSMQEFLETSIVSIGDLVLLCGIVVVLLSLDWGLGLLTLATMPALFIVRIFWLPPAKRAFWAAHETNSATNGAMAEGINGVRTIQNLDRQKVNFDLYDDKAWSNLKTQLTGSRYAQVMVPIVDSLTGIAMATVIVVGGSLVLNGSMQVGIIVAFLFYIQRFFDPIRSLTMQYSIMQRAMTSGRRITEVLDVPVSIADKPDATTLTRDMDGSVDFDNVVFGYDPKRPVLKHVSFHVNPGETVALVGPTGSGKTSAMALVHRFYEVQSGAVRVGGHDVRDVTQESLGEQVAMVLQEPFLFTGTVFENIRYNKASATIDDVIAASKAVGAHEFITRLPDGYDTVLEQRGSNFSLGQRQLLSFARALVADAKILVLDEATANIDSYTERQIQKALETLLEGRTGLVIAHRLATIRGADRIIVLQNGELIEQGNHDQLMAKNGLYARLYTMNYSSFDDIPDDIVNAATAGDGTT from the coding sequence ATGACCGCGACCGATCTCGACGACGAACACGACGCCGCCACCTTCCCCGGCCAGCGCCCGCCGCGCGCTACCGTGGGCAGCGCCCATATCGAGGAGGAAGTGTTCGGCAAGGCCTATGACCCGCGCACCATCCGGCGCATCTGGGCCTTCGTTCACCCCTATCGCCACCGCATCTATCTCTCGGTCGGCGCCGTGCTTTTGTTCACCGCCACCCAGCTCGCCATCCCGCTCATCATTGGTTTTGCCATCGACTCGGGCATGACCGAAGGCGGCGACACCACGAACCTGCTCTGGGCCATCCTCGCCTTCGCCGCAGTAATTTCCCTCAACTTTGCCGCCTCCTGGGTGCAGGAAAAACAGGTCGGCAACGTCGCCGAAAACGTGCTGTTCGACATGCGCCGCGCCATGTTCGCGCGCCTGCAGATCGTTGCGCTGAGCTTCATGGACAAGACCGAAGTCGGGCGCCTGATGAGCCGGCTGCAGGGCGACGTCAATTCCATGCAGGAATTCCTCGAAACCTCGATCGTCTCCATCGGCGATCTGGTCCTGCTGTGCGGCATTGTCGTTGTGCTTTTGAGCCTCGATTGGGGTCTGGGGCTTCTGACCCTTGCCACCATGCCCGCCCTGTTCATCGTCCGCATCTTCTGGCTGCCGCCGGCCAAACGCGCCTTCTGGGCTGCCCATGAGACCAACTCGGCCACCAATGGCGCCATGGCCGAAGGCATTAACGGGGTGCGCACCATCCAGAATCTCGACCGCCAGAAGGTCAATTTCGACCTCTATGACGACAAGGCCTGGTCGAACCTGAAAACCCAATTGACCGGCTCGCGCTACGCCCAGGTCATGGTGCCCATCGTCGACAGCTTGACCGGCATCGCCATGGCCACGGTCATCGTGGTCGGCGGTTCGCTGGTCCTCAACGGCTCCATGCAGGTCGGCATCATCGTAGCCTTCCTGTTCTACATCCAGCGCTTCTTCGATCCCATCCGCTCGCTGACCATGCAATATTCCATCATGCAGCGCGCCATGACCTCGGGCCGCCGCATCACCGAAGTGCTCGACGTCCCCGTCTCCATCGCCGACAAGCCCGACGCGACAACCCTCACCCGCGACATGGACGGCTCGGTCGATTTCGACAACGTCGTCTTCGGCTACGATCCCAAACGCCCGGTCCTCAAACACGTCTCCTTCCACGTCAATCCCGGTGAAACCGTCGCCCTTGTCGGCCCCACCGGCTCGGGCAAGACCAGCGCCATGGCCCTCGTCCATCGCTTTTACGAAGTCCAGTCCGGCGCCGTCCGCGTCGGCGGCCATGACGTGCGCGACGTGACCCAGGAAAGCCTGGGCGAACAGGTCGCCATGGTGCTCCAGGAACCGTTCCTGTTCACCGGCACGGTGTTTGAAAACATCCGCTACAACAAGGCCTCCGCCACAATCGATGACGTCATCGCGGCTTCAAAGGCCGTCGGTGCCCACGAGTTCATCACCCGCCTGCCCGATGGCTACGATACTGTCCTCGAACAGCGCGGCTCCAACTTCTCGCTCGGCCAGCGCCAATTGCTCAGCTTCGCCCGCGCCCTTGTCGCCGACGCAAAGATCCTCGTCCTCGACGAGGCCACCGCCAATATCGACAGCTACACAGAACGTCAGATTCAAAAGGCGCTGGAAACCCTGCTCGAAGGCCGCACCGGCCTCGTCATCGCCCACCGCCTCGCCACCATCCGCGGCGCCGACCGCATCATCGTGCTGCAGAACGGCGAGTTGATCGAACAGGGCAACCACGATCAGCTCATGGCCAAAAACGGCCTCTACGCCCGCCTCTACACCATGAACTACTCAAGCTTCGACGACATCCCCGACGACATCGTCAACGCCGCCACGGCGGGCGACGGAACGACGTGA
- a CDS encoding ABC transporter ATP-binding protein: protein MTTLTAGRERSRGDARAHVAAAHSGKDRSPLLRIALLSLRHHWQVAIAVVATIVAALLQLAIPRLLGQAIDQAQNILSVTGAEAEQALWVSAITLLVVSILRGLFTLLQNYFAESVGHHVGYELRLAFYDKVQRLPYAYHDKVHSGDLITIGLLDLDGIRMFFSTGLIRVVLLTILIGVGAWMLISTDIVLGLLALSFVPFVAWRSSVAQLTLRKTWLTLQEKLSVLTRIMEENLGGIRVVRAFSGQKHELKKFDTASDDALGLAHQRTNIRVKNTSMMTFSFFAAMGLVLWVGGNKVIAGEISVGTLASFLTFMTILQMPVRQLGLMVNSFARASTCGNRFFAFIDAPVAIRDKPGATDLTVTDGTLSFDHVGFTYDGAAHPTLKDVSFVARKGQTIGIVGAPGSGKSTLAHLIARFYDVSEGSIKIDGQDVRDVTLKSLRTSVAVVQQDTFLFTTTIENNIAYGNPWAKETRIEKAAESAQLHNYIMGLPADYDTVVGERGVSLSGGQRQRLSIARSLVLKPAVMVFDDSTAAIDAGTEHRIRSAIRRFAKDRITIIIAHRLSSLMDADTIFFLEDGAIAERGTHDELLALGGRYRALYDLQTRPTEDIEQQEAGQ from the coding sequence GTGACCACCCTCACGGCTGGCCGGGAGCGTTCGCGTGGCGACGCCAGGGCCCATGTTGCCGCCGCCCATTCGGGCAAAGATCGCAGCCCCCTGTTGCGGATTGCCCTTCTATCCCTCCGTCACCACTGGCAGGTGGCCATCGCCGTGGTTGCGACCATCGTCGCCGCCCTGCTCCAGCTTGCCATTCCACGGCTGCTTGGACAGGCCATCGATCAGGCCCAGAACATTCTTTCCGTCACCGGAGCAGAGGCCGAACAGGCCCTTTGGGTCAGCGCCATCACCCTGCTCGTCGTCTCCATCCTGCGCGGGCTGTTCACCCTGCTCCAGAACTATTTCGCGGAATCGGTGGGCCACCACGTTGGCTACGAACTGCGGCTGGCCTTTTACGACAAGGTCCAGCGCCTGCCTTACGCCTATCACGACAAGGTTCATTCGGGCGATCTCATCACCATCGGCCTGCTCGATCTCGACGGCATCCGCATGTTCTTTTCGACCGGCCTGATCCGCGTCGTCCTGCTCACCATCCTGATCGGCGTCGGCGCCTGGATGCTGATTTCGACCGATATCGTGCTCGGCCTTCTGGCGCTCAGCTTCGTGCCCTTCGTCGCCTGGCGCTCCTCGGTCGCCCAGTTGACCCTGCGCAAGACCTGGCTGACCCTGCAGGAAAAGCTCTCGGTTCTCACCCGCATCATGGAAGAAAACCTCGGCGGCATCCGCGTCGTTCGCGCGTTTTCCGGCCAGAAGCACGAACTCAAAAAGTTCGACACCGCCTCCGACGATGCTCTCGGCCTTGCCCACCAGCGCACCAACATCCGGGTGAAAAACACCTCGATGATGACCTTTTCCTTTTTCGCCGCCATGGGGCTGGTGCTCTGGGTGGGCGGCAACAAGGTCATCGCCGGCGAAATCAGCGTCGGCACCCTGGCGAGCTTTCTCACCTTCATGACCATCCTGCAGATGCCCGTGCGCCAGCTCGGCCTGATGGTCAATTCCTTTGCCCGCGCCTCGACCTGCGGCAATCGCTTCTTTGCCTTCATCGATGCCCCCGTCGCGATCAGGGACAAACCCGGCGCCACCGATCTCACCGTCACCGACGGCACGCTCAGCTTTGACCATGTCGGCTTTACATATGACGGCGCCGCCCATCCGACCCTCAAGGACGTCAGCTTTGTCGCCCGCAAGGGCCAGACCATCGGCATCGTCGGCGCCCCCGGCAGCGGCAAATCCACGCTCGCGCACCTGATCGCCCGCTTCTATGACGTGTCCGAAGGCAGCATAAAGATCGATGGCCAGGACGTCCGCGACGTGACGCTGAAATCCCTGCGCACCAGCGTCGCCGTGGTGCAGCAGGATACGTTCCTGTTCACCACCACGATCGAAAACAACATCGCCTACGGCAACCCCTGGGCCAAGGAAACCCGCATCGAAAAGGCTGCCGAAAGCGCCCAGCTCCACAATTACATCATGGGCCTGCCCGCCGATTACGACACGGTCGTCGGCGAACGCGGCGTCTCGCTCTCGGGCGGCCAGCGCCAGCGCCTTTCCATCGCCCGCAGCTTGGTCCTCAAGCCCGCCGTGATGGTGTTCGACGATTCCACCGCCGCCATCGATGCCGGCACCGAACACCGCATTCGCTCGGCCATCCGCCGCTTTGCCAAGGACCGCATCACCATCATCATAGCCCACCGCCTCTCCTCGCTCATGGACGCCGATACCATCTTCTTCCTCGAGGACGGCGCCATCGCCGAACGCGGCACCCATGACGAACTGCTCGCCCTGGGCGGCCGCTACCGCGCCCTCTACGACCTCCAGACCCGGCCCACCGAAGACATCGAACAACAAGAGGCCGGACAATGA
- a CDS encoding ABC transporter ATP-binding protein → MMDGLIAGTDLTKIYATATGPLVALDGVSFSIEEGEFISLVGPSGCGKSTLLSILGGLEERSDGDLILAGQRLDQPRADIGMMFQTSVLFPWRTVRQNVELPGVILNLDRKQQAERCDELLDLVGLNGFGERYPKELSGGMRQRVALARLLAHDPRVLLMDEPFGALDEFTRETMNLELLKVWEKTGKTVIFVTHNIGEAVFLSDRIFVMTPRPGRLEGVVEVDLPRPRRTEMMRDQRYSDHVFEIRRMLGVDH, encoded by the coding sequence ATGATGGATGGACTGATCGCGGGGACGGATCTGACCAAGATCTATGCAACGGCGACGGGGCCGCTGGTTGCGCTCGACGGGGTTTCCTTTTCCATCGAGGAAGGTGAGTTCATTTCGCTGGTCGGCCCGAGCGGGTGCGGGAAATCGACGTTGCTTTCCATTCTGGGAGGGCTCGAGGAGCGTTCTGACGGCGACCTGATCCTGGCGGGACAGCGGCTCGATCAGCCCCGGGCCGATATCGGCATGATGTTTCAGACCTCGGTGCTGTTTCCATGGCGGACAGTGCGCCAGAACGTGGAACTGCCCGGCGTCATCCTCAATCTGGATCGGAAACAGCAGGCCGAGCGGTGCGACGAACTGCTGGACCTTGTGGGATTGAACGGGTTCGGGGAACGCTATCCCAAGGAGCTTTCTGGCGGCATGCGGCAGCGCGTAGCGCTGGCCCGGCTGCTGGCGCACGATCCGCGTGTGTTGCTGATGGACGAGCCGTTCGGCGCGCTGGACGAATTTACCCGAGAGACGATGAATCTCGAACTGCTCAAGGTCTGGGAGAAGACCGGTAAGACCGTGATTTTCGTCACCCACAACATCGGCGAGGCGGTGTTTCTGTCGGACCGGATTTTCGTCATGACACCGCGACCGGGGCGACTCGAGGGCGTCGTCGAGGTGGACCTGCCGCGACCGCGGAGGACCGAGATGATGCGCGACCAGCGCTATTCCGACCATGTTTTCGAGATCCGCCGCATGCTCGGTGTGGATCATTGA
- a CDS encoding ABC transporter permease, which produces MTSAGQAMITEQTPIHADDASATEAFVARERAKARRTVLNNRLMAAGFGLFVLALWAFVTEAGIVHALIIPSPVDTFWATGRVMSAGYFWPNVLVTLSEIAWGFFWGLSSGVLFGVGVAMFPFVRATIYPYLVALQAPPKIVLAPIFITWFGFDQASKIAIAAVMSFFPMFLNTLTGLASVDPNAVRLMKSLTAGRWKTFRYLLLPNALPIMMAGVKLCWTLAVLGVIVGEFVGASAGIGYLIYAMNFQLDIAGVFSLIILLSVFTLAVYQFIEWLESRIVFWQQV; this is translated from the coding sequence ATGACATCTGCCGGGCAAGCCATGATCACTGAGCAGACACCGATACATGCAGACGATGCAAGCGCGACCGAAGCCTTCGTGGCACGCGAACGGGCCAAGGCTCGGCGCACCGTGCTCAACAACAGGCTGATGGCGGCGGGCTTCGGGCTCTTTGTCCTCGCTCTCTGGGCGTTCGTCACGGAAGCCGGGATCGTGCATGCGCTGATCATTCCCTCGCCAGTCGATACGTTCTGGGCGACCGGGCGGGTAATGAGCGCGGGCTATTTCTGGCCGAACGTGCTGGTCACGCTTTCCGAAATTGCCTGGGGGTTTTTCTGGGGATTGAGCAGTGGCGTGCTGTTCGGAGTCGGGGTTGCCATGTTCCCCTTCGTTCGGGCCACCATCTATCCCTACCTGGTGGCGCTGCAGGCCCCGCCCAAGATCGTTCTGGCGCCGATCTTCATCACATGGTTCGGGTTCGATCAGGCCTCAAAGATCGCCATTGCGGCGGTGATGAGCTTTTTTCCGATGTTTCTCAACACGCTGACCGGGCTGGCCTCGGTCGATCCCAATGCTGTGCGGCTTATGAAGTCGCTGACGGCGGGCCGCTGGAAAACCTTTCGCTACCTGCTGCTGCCCAACGCACTGCCGATCATGATGGCCGGGGTCAAGCTGTGCTGGACGCTGGCGGTGCTCGGGGTGATCGTCGGCGAGTTTGTGGGCGCGTCGGCGGGGATCGGATATCTCATCTACGCCATGAATTTCCAGCTCGATATCGCTGGCGTCTTCTCGCTCATCATCCTGCTCTCGGTGTTCACGCTGGCTGTCTATCAGTTCATCGAGTGGCTCGAGAGCCGCATCGTATTCTGGCAGCAGGTGTAG
- a CDS encoding ABC transporter substrate-binding protein, whose amino-acid sequence MTGANILAKAGAAALSTSLLALLTAGAAFGQDLTPFNGVTAQGGPTAQMFPIFMAQEMGYYEDEGLDVTLNYSKGSSDAARQLAAGNVDWGIFSSAATMQTVQRGFPLKAIMQVYYPDTFDIVVPEESEVQSMADMAGLTIGLSDLAGGEVPMTRASIVSSGLVEGSDVRLVVAGEGDPTTVRSFEEGRIQAYAGAKRDLLLLPAQGLAIRSITPDVIAQFPGDALAVRLETYEADPELLAKFVRATLKGWSYGMTNPDEAFELLKTEYASASLGDNPVAAEFWALVQTYYTAPEAVELHGEFVPEAWEIYMEYLQLGEGEQKALAGPVDLSEVLTDDIVEAAWDGLELP is encoded by the coding sequence ATGACTGGTGCAAATATCCTCGCCAAGGCGGGAGCCGCGGCCCTTTCGACGAGCCTTTTGGCGCTGCTTACCGCCGGGGCTGCCTTCGGGCAGGACCTTACGCCCTTTAACGGGGTTACGGCGCAGGGCGGTCCGACCGCCCAGATGTTCCCGATCTTCATGGCCCAGGAAATGGGTTATTATGAAGACGAGGGCCTGGACGTTACGCTCAACTATTCAAAGGGGTCCTCAGACGCTGCGCGGCAGTTGGCTGCCGGCAATGTGGACTGGGGAATCTTTTCCTCGGCTGCAACGATGCAGACCGTCCAGCGCGGGTTCCCGCTCAAGGCGATCATGCAGGTCTATTATCCCGACACGTTCGATATCGTTGTGCCCGAAGAGAGCGAGGTGCAATCGATGGCGGACATGGCCGGGCTGACGATCGGGCTGTCCGATCTGGCCGGCGGTGAAGTGCCGATGACGCGGGCCTCGATCGTCTCGTCGGGACTGGTCGAAGGATCGGACGTGCGGCTGGTGGTTGCAGGGGAAGGCGATCCCACGACGGTGCGCTCCTTTGAAGAAGGGCGCATCCAGGCCTATGCCGGCGCCAAGCGTGATCTGCTTTTGCTTCCCGCACAAGGTCTCGCCATTCGCTCGATCACCCCCGACGTCATTGCCCAGTTTCCAGGCGATGCGCTGGCCGTGCGGCTGGAAACCTATGAAGCCGATCCCGAGCTGCTCGCCAAATTCGTTCGGGCGACGCTCAAGGGCTGGTCATACGGGATGACCAATCCAGACGAGGCGTTCGAGCTGCTCAAGACCGAGTATGCTTCAGCTTCGCTCGGCGACAACCCGGTCGCCGCGGAGTTCTGGGCACTCGTTCAGACCTATTACACAGCGCCCGAGGCCGTCGAACTGCATGGCGAGTTCGTTCCCGAGGCGTGGGAAATCTACATGGAATATTTACAACTGGGCGAGGGCGAACAGAAGGCGTTGGCTGGACCGGTCGATCTGTCGGAGGTTCTGACCGACGACATCGTTGAAGCTGCGTGGGATGGGCTCGAACTGCCCTGA
- a CDS encoding allophanate hydrolase-related protein has product MIPNSSHTVDLAVVGAHLRGMPLNHELTERGAVFLRECQTAPCYKLFALPGTTPPKPGLLRVHDGEGSAIVVEVWRLEVSAFGSFVAAIPAPMGIGVARLDDGTEVKGFIAEPLALDGALDITAFGGWRSYLASLAAAQDA; this is encoded by the coding sequence ATGATCCCCAACAGTTCCCACACCGTCGATCTGGCCGTTGTCGGCGCGCATCTGCGTGGTATGCCGCTCAATCACGAGTTGACCGAGCGCGGCGCGGTTTTCCTGCGCGAGTGTCAGACCGCGCCTTGCTACAAGCTTTTCGCATTGCCCGGCACCACTCCGCCCAAGCCAGGGCTGCTACGGGTGCACGATGGCGAGGGAAGCGCCATCGTTGTGGAAGTATGGCGCCTGGAGGTCTCGGCCTTCGGATCGTTCGTTGCGGCGATCCCCGCGCCCATGGGGATCGGTGTGGCGCGGCTCGATGATGGGACAGAGGTCAAGGGCTTCATTGCCGAACCGCTGGCCCTGGACGGCGCGCTCGATATCACTGCGTTCGGTGGATGGCGCAGCTACCTGGCCAGTCTCGCCGCGGCGCAGGACGCCTGA
- a CDS encoding GntR family transcriptional regulator: MKKQTATDRIRSALADAIVRGEMGPGVVLDEASLAERFSVSRTPVREAIRQLEAIGFAEARPHRGAVVPNFTPERLTEMFGVMAELEALCARSAAERATPSDLEALDRVHADCADAARLGDIDAYYQTNLLFHETVYAVGGNSFLAEVTIGVRNRVAPFRKAQFRSLGRLLKSVEEHQRVVDAIVARNPDATADAMRDHMLVVRASVGEVSPTLKS, encoded by the coding sequence GTGAAAAAGCAGACAGCCACCGATCGTATCCGCTCCGCCCTCGCCGATGCCATCGTGCGCGGTGAGATGGGACCCGGCGTCGTTCTTGACGAGGCATCGCTGGCCGAACGGTTTTCGGTTTCCCGAACCCCTGTGCGCGAAGCCATACGCCAGCTCGAAGCGATCGGTTTCGCAGAGGCCAGACCCCATCGCGGCGCCGTCGTTCCCAATTTCACGCCCGAGCGGCTCACCGAAATGTTTGGGGTAATGGCCGAACTTGAAGCCCTGTGCGCCCGATCCGCAGCAGAACGCGCCACGCCATCAGATCTCGAGGCGCTCGACCGTGTCCACGCCGATTGCGCCGATGCCGCAAGGCTCGGCGATATCGATGCCTATTACCAGACCAATCTCCTCTTTCACGAGACGGTTTATGCGGTCGGCGGCAACAGTTTCCTCGCCGAGGTGACCATCGGCGTGCGCAATCGTGTCGCTCCGTTCCGCAAAGCGCAGTTCCGCTCCCTCGGGCGCCTGCTCAAATCGGTCGAAGAACACCAGCGGGTGGTCGACGCCATCGTCGCCCGCAACCCTGATGCCACGGCCGACGCGATGCGCGATCACATGCTTGTGGTGCGCGCCTCGGTCGGCGAGGTCTCGCCAACGCTGAAGTCTTGA